A single genomic interval of Cucumis sativus cultivar 9930 chromosome 5, Cucumber_9930_V3, whole genome shotgun sequence harbors:
- the LOC116403875 gene encoding uncharacterized protein LOC116403875, whose translation MYNNFPNDVSVASNSWKVLQIPEREAERGVQVQGMATASFLRNRYWILRHGKSIPNEKGLIVSSTENGILPEYQLAPEGVEQARLAGVQFLKELKENSILLENVRICYSPFSRTIHTAKVAASVLNLPFEGPQCKMIENLRERYFGPSFELLSHDKYEEIWALDEEDAFKRPEGGESVEDVASRLAKAILEIESLFQGCAILVVSHGDPLQIVQAMMGSGGKQDGSTPSNDLSSMLEALMTKPILSNHRQFALLTGELRPLL comes from the exons ATGTACAATAACTTTCCAAATGATGTTAGTGTTGCATCGAATTCATGGAAAGTATTACAAATACCGGAGAGAGAAGCAGAGAGGGGAGTTCAGGTTCAGGGGATGGCAACGGCGTCGTTTCTGCGCAACCGATACTGGATTCTCAGGCATGGCAAGAGCATCCCAAATGAGAAGGGCCTCATTGTGTCCTCTACA GAAAATGGTATCCTTCCGGAGTATCAACTTGCCCCTGAGGGTGTTGAACAGGCACGGTTGGCTGGAGTACAATTCTTAAAG GAATTGAAGGAAAATTCTATATTGCTCGAAAATGTTCGTATTTGCTATTCGCCATTCTCTAGAACAATTCATACGGCTAAAGTTGCTGCATCTGTACTGAATCTTCCATTTGAAGGTCCCCAGTGTAAG ATGATAGAGAATCTGAGGGAACGCTACTTTGGTCCTTCATTTGAGCTCTTGTCTCATGACAAA TATGAAGAAATCTGGGCACTTGATGAGGAGGATGCATTCAAGCGGCCTGAAGGTGGAGAAAGCGTTGAAGATGTTGCTTCAAGGCTTGCCAAAGCAATTCTTGAAATTGAGTCACTATTTCAAGG GTGTGCAATCTTAGTGGTAAGCCATGGGGATCCCCTACAAATTGTTCAGGCAATGATGGGATCGGGCGGCAAGCAAGATGGATCAACTCCTTCTAATGATTTGTCATCAATGTTAGAAGCCCTCATGACCAAACCTATTCTCTCCAACCACCGACAATTTGCACTCCTCACCGGAGAACTTCGACCTCTCCTTTGA
- the LOC116403874 gene encoding SEC1 family transport protein SLY1-like — translation MALNLRQKQTECIIRMLNLNQPVNSTSAGNEEEVYKILIFDRFCQNILSPLIHVKDLRKHGITLYFLIDKDRKPVHDVPAVYFVQPTKINIDRIVADASRLLYDSFYLNFSSSIPRPLLEDLASGTLNSDSVQRISKVHDQYLEFVTLEDNLFSLAQKSIYLQLNDPSAGDREIEEIIERIVSGLFSVLATLAVVPVIRCQRGGPAEMVASALDQRLRDHLLSKNNLFTEGGGFASSFQRPILCLFDRNFELSVGIQHDFRYRPLVHDVLGLKLNRLNVQGEKGGMKSYELDSSDPFWVGNGSLEFPEVAVEIETQLNKYKKDVDEVNRRTGGTDGAEFDGTDLIGNTKHLMNAVNSLPELTERKQVIDKHTNIATVLLGEIKERSLDSYAKKENDMMARGGIDRNELLSVLKGKGTKTDKLRFAVIYLISSETLNPSEVEAVEAALRESEVDTSAFQYVKKIKSLNASFSSANSASRSNLVDWAEKLYGQSISAVTAGVKNLLSSDRQLALTRTVEGLMDGRPNPEIDTFLTFDPRAPKSSSGTSSSHLKGPFKEAIVFMIGGGNYVEYGSLQELSMNQQPIKHIIYGSTEILTGVEFVEQLSLLGQKMGFGNVAAPPPPPGR, via the exons ATGGCTTTGAACCTTCGCCAGAAGCAAACAG AATGTATAATTCGAATGTTGAATTTGAACCAGCCGGTAAACTCAACTTCGGCCGGGAACGAAGAAGAGGTTTACAAGATCTTGATCTTCGACAGATTTTGCCAGAACATACTATCCCCTTTGATTCACGTCAAGGATCTTCGCAAACATGGGATCACTCTTTACTTTCTCATCGACAAGGATCGAAAACCTGTTCACGATGTGCCCGCCGTCTATTTCGTCCAACCGACTAAGATCAACATAGATAGAATTGTTGCTGATGCTTCTCGTCTTCTCTACGATAGCTTTTACTTaaacttctcttcttctattcCTCGTCCTCTTCTTGAGGATCTCGCATCTGGGACGCTGAATTCGGATTCGGTACAACGAATCTCGAAGGTTCATGACCAGTATCTGGAGTTTGTTACATTGGAAGATAACTTGTTTTCATTAGCACAGAAGAGTATATATCTCCAATTGAACGATCCCTCTGCTGGAGATCGTGAAATCGAGGAGATTATAGAGAGAATCGTGAGTGGGTTGTTTAGTGTTTTGGCTACGCTTGCTGTAGTGCCTGTCATTCGATGCCAACGAGGAGGACCCGCGGAAATGGTTGCCTCGGCATTGGATCAGAGGTTGAGAGATCATTTGTTGTCGAAGAACAATTTGTTTACAGAGGGTGGAGGATTTGCTAGCTCCTTCCAGCGTCCCATTTTGTGTCTGTTTGATCGAAATTTTGAGTTATCTGTAGGAATACAGCATGATTTTAGGTACAGACCTTTAGTTCATGATGTTCTAGGATTGAAGTTGAATAGATTGAATGTGCAGGGTGAAAAGGGTGGGATGAAATCATATGAATTAGATAGTTCAGACCCATTTTGGGTGGGAAACGGATCTTTGGAGTTTCCAGAAGTTGCAGTGGAGATTGAGACTCAGTTGAATAAGTATAAAAAGGATGTTGATGAGGTGAATAGAAGAACTGGTGGTACTGATGGAGCGGAGTTCGATGGAACAGATTTGATTGGGAACACAAAGCATTTGATGAATGCAGTGAACTCATTGCCAGAATTGACTGAAAGGAAGCAAGTTATTGATAAGCATACAAACATTGCTACAGTATTATTGGGTGAGATCAAGGAGAGGTCACTTGATTCATATGCTAAAAAGGAGAATGACATGATGGCCAGAGGAGGGATCGATAGAAACGAACTCCTGAGTGTACTCAAAGGGAAGGGTACTAAAACGGATAAGCTCCGATTTGCTGTTATATATCTCATCTCTTCTGAAACTTTAAATCCATCTGAAGTTGAAGCTGTGGAAGCTGCTCTGAGGGAATCAGAGGTTGATACCAGTGCATTTCAATATGTCAAGAAGATCAAGTCATTAAATGCCTCATTCTCATCAGCAAATTCAGCTAGCAGAAGCAACCTTGTGGATTGGGCTGAAAAGCTATATGGACAGTCAATAAGTGCAGTGACTGCTGGtgttaaaaatcttttatctaGTGATAGGCAGCTTGCACTGACTAGGACGGTTGAGGGGCTGATGGATGGAAGACCGAACCCTGAAATTGATACTTTTCTCACATTTGACCCACGTGCTCCAAAGTCGAGTTCTGGAACAAGTAGTAGCCATTTGAAAGGACCATTTAAGGAAGCCATTGTGTTCATGATTGGAGGGGGTAACTATGTCGAG